In one Ictalurus punctatus breed USDA103 chromosome 19, Coco_2.0, whole genome shotgun sequence genomic region, the following are encoded:
- the LOC108279596 gene encoding pendrin, giving the protein MDSQNQYHVSRPIYSTRAFEHVNERQVRETKSLKEKLRNSCSCSGKRILRLVKKFFPIVEWLPAYELRLWLSGEIISGITMGMVCALQGLAYSLLVNVGPVYGLFAAFFPILPYFILGTSRHLSVGPFPVTCLMMGSVVLNLAPDAMFMRPGNGTGMNGTAAMVMNVAERDAMRVAISISMTVLIGLFQLGMGVAQVGFLVRYLSDPLVGGFTTAAAVTVVVSQLKLIFNVPTENYNSVLAIFYTLGDVFKNIKKSNMVDFIAGILTIIVVMLGKEFNIRFQKQLPAPLPFEMIVTVIDAGVSYALDLSTNYGAGIVKYIPRGFIPPQPPDVSLFSSIVSPSFSTAVVSYAIAISVAKVYAAKHDLVVDGNQELIAFGFSNIVCGCFGGFVATTALSRTAIQESTGGKTQVASIISALLVLIVIVALGPLLQPLQKSVLGGIVVANLKGMFMQLYDVPILWRKNRTDCLIWVFTFIACILLGLDIGLLAGVVFELGTVVIRTQFPTCSTLGNIPNTDIYKNMKDYKNIVACPGTKIFKCNAPIYFANIDYLKDQIKHIVGFDAVQVFKKRNKALKKIRSLIKKGKLKVTENGLVPLEEQGVINEGFENERDPEQVEGEPQQEVKDGPRSDVDVEVQVDWRAELPFDITVPKVNIHSLVMDFCAVSFLDVMSVKSLRLIIKEFLRIGVNVYIAGCDDEIIMKMESIGFFDEMVHRGMLFLSVHDAVLYIKMETDSDVEDPMIEKIAQLQHDKESFTDDEDLIETYDNQRMAIHGLSG; this is encoded by the exons CTGCTCAGGTAAACGGATCTTGCGGCTGGTTAAGAAGTTTTTCCCAATCGTTGAGTGGCTCCCAGCATATGAACTCAGGCTATGGCTTTCTGGTGAAATTATATCAGGAATCACTATGGGAATGGTGTGTGCTCTGCAAG GACTGGCCTACTCACTGCTGGTTAATGTTGGTCCTGTGTATGGACTTTTTGCTGCTTTCTTCCCAATTCTCCCCTACTTCATTTTGGGCACATCTAGACACCTATCTGTAG GCCCATTTCCAGTCACCTGCCTGATGATGGGATCAGTGGTGTTGAATCTTGCTCCTGATGCGATGTTCATGAGACCAGGGAATGGGACAGGTATGAATGGGACAGCAGCAATGGTGATGAATGTTGCAGAAAGAGATGCAATGAGAGTAGCAATATCCATCTCTATGACTGTGCTGATTGGACTGTTTCAG CTGGGCATGGGTGTGGCCCAGGTGGGTTTCTTGGTGCGTTATCTATCTGACCCACTGGTGGGAGGCTTCACCACAGCAGCAGCTGTGACTGTAGTAGTCTCTCAGCTAAAACTGATTTTTAATGTTCCCACTGAAAACTACAATAGTGTCCTGGCGATTTTTTAT ACTCTTGGGGAcgtatttaaaaacattaagaaATCCAACATGGTTGACTTCATTGCTGGAATACTGACCATCATTGTGGTAATGCTTGGAAAAGAGTTCAACATCAGATTTCAGAAACAGCTTCCAGCGCCTCTCCCCTTTGAAATGATAGTG aCAGTTATTGATGCAGGAGTTTCTTATGCACTGGACCTTAGCACCAATTACGGTGCTGGCATTGTTAAATATATCCCAAGAGG ATTTATTCCCCCTCAGCCTCCAGATGTATCACTCTTTAGCAGTATTGTGAGCCCAAGCTTTTCCACAGCAGTGGTGTCTTATGCCATAGCAATATCAGTGGCTAAAGTCTATGCagcaaaacatgacttggtaGTTGATGGAAAtcag GAATTGATAGCCTTTGGATTCAGCAACATTGTCTGTGGCTGTTTTGGTGGCTTTGTGGCCACCACTGCACTTTCACGTACAGCGATACAGGAGAGTACAGGAGGCAAaactcag GTAGCATCGATAATTTCCGCTCTGTTGGTGCTGATAGTGATCGTGGCTCTTGGGCCTCTACTTCAGCCTCTGCAGAAG TCAGTGCTGGGGGGCATTGTTGTTGCCAACCTGAAAGGTATGTTTATGCAGCTGTATGATGTGCCCATACTATGGAGGAAGAACAGGACCGATTGT CTTATTTGGGTGTTTACATTCATTGCCTGCATCCTGCTTGGACTAGATATCGGTTTGCTGGCTGGTGTAGTGTTTGAGCTTGGCACTGTGGTTATCAGGACACAATT CCCAACTTGTTCAACACTTGGAAATATACCCAACACAGACATCTACAAGAATATGAAAGActataaaaat ATTGTCGCATGTCCTGGAACAAAGATTTTCAAGTGCAATGCACCAATATATTTCGCCAACATCGATTATCTGAAAGATCAGATAAAGCATATA GTGGGATTTGATGCAGTGCAAGTATTTAAGAAAAGGAATAAAGCATTAAAGAAGATTCGGAGTCTAATCAAGAAGGGGAAGCTTAAAGTCACAGAg AATGGCTTGGTGCCATTGGAAGAACAGGGTGTGATCAATGAGGGGTTTGAGAATGAGCGGGACCCTGAGCAGGTGGAAGGTGAACCACAGCAGGAAGTGAAAGATGGACCTCGATCAGATGTGGATGTGGAGGTGCAAGTGGACTGGAGAGCTGAACTGCCTTTCGACATCACAGTCCCCAAAGTCAACATCCACAGCTTGGTGATGGACTTCTGTGCTGTCTCCTTCCTAGATGTGATGTCAGTAAAGTCCCTCAGACTG ATCATAAAGGAATTCCTACGCATTGGAGTCAATGTATATATTGCTGGCTGTGATG ATGAGATTATCATGAAGATGGAGTCCATAGGCTTCTTTGATGAGATGGTACACAGAGGCATGCTCTTCCTCTCTGTGCATGATGCAGTTCTCTACATCAAGATGGAAACTGATAGTGATGTAGAAGACCCGATGATAGAGAAG ATAGCACAGCTACAGCATGACAAAGAATCTTTCACTGATGATGAAGACTTGATTGAGACCTATGACAATCAGCGCATG GCTATCCATGGTCTCTCAGGCTGA